One window of Nocardioides dongkuii genomic DNA carries:
- a CDS encoding WXG100 family type VII secretion target, whose protein sequence is MTQGSNEFGQGEKALTKAATLVADAKRDFDGYARELDDQISALKGRWVGQGGAAFFTLHQAWTEKQTIIVQALNEFEASLTSTERDNVSTDDTQSSNYVRTAGRLDGI, encoded by the coding sequence ATGACGCAAGGATCCAACGAGTTCGGCCAGGGAGAGAAGGCGCTCACCAAGGCAGCCACGCTGGTGGCCGACGCCAAGCGCGACTTCGACGGCTACGCCCGTGAGCTGGACGACCAGATCAGCGCCCTCAAGGGCCGCTGGGTCGGCCAGGGCGGCGCGGCGTTCTTCACGCTGCACCAGGCCTGGACCGAGAAGCAGACGATCATCGTCCAGGCGCTCAACGAGTTCGAGGCGTCGCTGACGTCCACCGAGCGCGACAACGTCTCGACCGACGACACCCAGTCCTCCAACTACGTCCGCACCGCTGGCCGTCTCGACGGCATCTGA
- a CDS encoding LytR C-terminal domain-containing protein, which translates to MTEGARTTTTILVLCGLLAAGLVWGWSATTAPLPKSAEVAACEPTTVAAGEKVYPDQVVVSVLNAGSREGLAGRTMQLLVDEGFVEGRSTNAPKRTDVPFAEVWAEDPRSPAARLVASRLGKNVEVVRPRVVEPGVVVVVGDEFKKLAKGRKAVAADTETTVCMPPGA; encoded by the coding sequence ATGACCGAGGGAGCACGCACCACGACCACGATCCTGGTGCTCTGCGGGCTGCTGGCCGCCGGCCTCGTCTGGGGCTGGTCCGCGACGACGGCACCGCTGCCCAAGTCGGCCGAGGTCGCCGCCTGCGAGCCGACCACCGTCGCAGCCGGCGAGAAGGTCTACCCCGACCAGGTCGTCGTGAGCGTCCTCAACGCCGGCAGCCGTGAGGGTCTCGCCGGGCGCACCATGCAGCTCCTGGTCGACGAGGGGTTCGTCGAGGGGCGGAGCACCAACGCGCCCAAGCGCACCGACGTGCCGTTCGCCGAGGTCTGGGCCGAGGACCCCCGCAGCCCGGCGGCGCGGCTCGTGGCCTCGCGGCTGGGCAAGAACGTCGAGGTGGTGCGACCCCGCGTCGTCGAGCCGGGCGTGGTGGTGGTCGTCGGCGACGAGTTCAAGAAGCTCGCCAAGGGGCGCAAGGCGGTCGCCGCCGACACCGAGACCACGGTCTGCATGCCTCCGGGCGCCTGA
- the eccB gene encoding type VII secretion protein EccB gives MATKRDLVEAYAFSRRRLVTAFVSGAPGGREVEPSRPGRTIVGGIALSVLLVAGAAVAGVLTGRDPEDWNKPGLLISEDKGGLYVILEESDDPELHSVLNITSAQLILGSDLEPTILAEDTIADQDLGPDLGILGAPQTVPDTGRLIDSGWAACTAGDGGLAVTMSRERPVTPLTEQGFTVESEGRFYVVATGREESGEPVRAYSYALPKKVPLDPLLDELNLPITDDARVVPEKWLRLFPEGAPLDFASLGLTGYGDPAPGRGPGGLPDDARIGEVVTVDQERFQVLTADGPAELDPFAQAVYAAVKRPQVKPPLDVSPRVLDEVPRVEGSLPPFADAHWPDRLLDEELGEHCALLTTEPDEKPVVALATDPVEVASAEDLGEAGGRTTVDPGHGAYVLSGDWDDTSSSTPYVVDAKGLAYPVVGAETPDQLGYGSHDAPLVPDTWLELFGQGVVLSRDDALCPPARERVRTCA, from the coding sequence GTGGCCACCAAGCGCGACCTCGTGGAGGCGTACGCCTTCAGCCGCCGGCGCCTGGTCACCGCCTTCGTCTCGGGCGCCCCGGGCGGCCGCGAGGTCGAGCCGTCCCGACCCGGGCGCACCATCGTCGGCGGGATCGCGCTCTCGGTCCTGCTGGTCGCCGGCGCCGCCGTCGCGGGCGTGCTCACCGGCCGCGACCCCGAGGACTGGAACAAGCCCGGCCTGCTGATCTCCGAGGACAAGGGCGGGCTCTACGTCATCCTCGAGGAGAGCGACGACCCCGAGCTGCACTCGGTCCTCAACATCACCTCGGCCCAGCTGATCCTCGGCTCCGACCTGGAGCCGACGATCCTCGCCGAGGACACCATCGCCGACCAGGACCTCGGCCCCGACCTCGGCATCCTGGGCGCCCCGCAGACGGTGCCCGACACCGGCCGGCTGATCGACAGCGGCTGGGCCGCGTGCACGGCCGGCGACGGCGGCCTCGCGGTGACCATGTCGCGTGAGCGGCCGGTCACGCCGCTGACCGAGCAGGGGTTCACGGTCGAGAGCGAGGGCCGCTTCTACGTCGTGGCGACCGGCCGCGAGGAGTCCGGCGAGCCGGTCCGCGCCTACAGCTACGCGCTGCCCAAGAAGGTGCCGCTCGACCCGCTGCTGGACGAGCTGAACCTGCCGATCACCGACGACGCCCGGGTGGTCCCCGAGAAGTGGCTGCGGCTCTTCCCGGAGGGCGCCCCGCTCGACTTCGCCAGCCTCGGCCTGACCGGGTACGGAGACCCGGCGCCCGGCCGGGGCCCCGGCGGGCTGCCCGACGACGCGCGCATCGGCGAGGTGGTCACGGTCGACCAGGAGCGCTTCCAGGTGCTCACCGCCGACGGGCCGGCCGAGCTCGACCCCTTCGCCCAGGCCGTGTACGCCGCGGTCAAGCGGCCCCAGGTGAAGCCGCCGCTCGACGTGTCCCCGCGGGTGCTCGACGAGGTGCCGCGGGTCGAGGGCTCGCTGCCGCCGTTCGCCGACGCGCACTGGCCCGACCGGCTGCTCGACGAGGAGCTCGGCGAGCACTGCGCGCTGCTCACCACCGAGCCCGACGAGAAGCCGGTCGTCGCGCTGGCCACCGACCCGGTCGAGGTCGCCTCCGCGGAGGACCTGGGGGAGGCTGGCGGGCGCACCACGGTCGACCCGGGCCACGGGGCCTACGTCCTCTCCGGCGACTGGGACGACACGAGCAGCAGCACGCCGTACGTCGTCGACGCCAAGGGCCTCGCCTACCCCGTCGTCGGCGCCGAGACCCCCGACCAGCTCGGGTACGGCTCCCACGACGCGCCGCTGGTGCCCGACACCTGGCTGGAGCTGTTCGGCCAGGGCGTGGTGCTCTCGCGCGACGACGCGCTCTGCCCGCCGGCGCGCGAGCGGGTCCGCACGTGCGCCTGA
- a CDS encoding potassium/proton antiporter, producing the protein MTFDAHQLDSFLLIGSGVTLLAILAVRASSRAGLPSLLIYLLMGVLLGESGLGIPFEDAELAHALGFGALVVILAEGGLTTNWREIRPAMRLGVALSTIGVTVSVGVVACGAHFLLGLDWQLAVLLGAVTSATDAAAVFSVLRSVPLPRRLTGALEAESGLNDAPVVVLVILVSSGAAAEDGVLAMIALIVFELVAGVAIGLAVGFGGGWVMRRAALPSSGLYPIAVLCLTVLAYGTGAALHASGFAAVYVAALVLGNLDLPHRAATRSFSEGIAWLAQIGLFVMLGLLLSPSRLTWEIVGLAFAAGLILTLVARPLSVLACALVQRMPPRELAFISWAGLRGAVPIVFTTIPLADGIEGAEKLFDIVFVLVVIYTLLTGPTLPLVARVLRVARRSEPRDLDLEAAPLERVAADLLQVTISPTSRLHGVEVGELRLPTGASVSMVIRDGETIVPERRAVLRHGDELLVVTPRRLRWRTEERLRQVSRSGRLAQWLPQDPGKG; encoded by the coding sequence ATGACCTTCGACGCCCACCAGCTGGACTCGTTCCTGCTGATCGGCTCGGGCGTCACCCTCCTGGCGATCCTCGCCGTCCGCGCGTCCAGCCGGGCGGGGCTGCCGAGCCTGCTGATCTACCTGCTGATGGGCGTGCTGCTCGGGGAGTCCGGTCTCGGCATCCCGTTCGAGGACGCCGAGCTGGCGCACGCGCTCGGGTTCGGCGCGCTCGTGGTGATCCTGGCCGAGGGCGGCCTGACCACGAACTGGCGCGAGATCCGCCCGGCCATGCGGCTGGGCGTGGCGCTCTCCACGATCGGCGTGACCGTCTCGGTCGGGGTGGTCGCCTGCGGGGCGCACTTCCTGCTCGGCCTGGACTGGCAGCTGGCGGTGCTGCTCGGTGCGGTGACCTCGGCGACCGACGCGGCCGCGGTCTTCTCGGTGCTGCGCTCGGTGCCGCTGCCGCGCCGCCTGACCGGGGCGCTCGAGGCGGAGTCCGGCCTCAACGACGCGCCCGTCGTGGTGCTGGTCATCCTGGTCTCCTCCGGCGCCGCGGCCGAGGACGGCGTGCTGGCGATGATCGCCCTGATCGTCTTCGAGCTCGTGGCCGGCGTCGCGATCGGCCTGGCGGTCGGCTTCGGCGGCGGCTGGGTGATGCGCCGGGCGGCGCTGCCGTCGTCGGGCCTCTACCCGATCGCGGTGCTGTGCCTGACCGTCCTGGCGTACGGCACCGGCGCCGCCCTGCACGCGTCCGGCTTCGCCGCGGTGTACGTCGCCGCGCTGGTCCTCGGCAACCTCGACCTCCCGCACCGCGCCGCCACCCGGTCCTTCTCCGAGGGCATCGCCTGGCTGGCCCAGATCGGGCTGTTCGTGATGCTCGGCCTGCTGCTCTCGCCCTCCCGGCTGACCTGGGAGATCGTCGGGCTGGCCTTCGCCGCGGGGCTGATCCTCACCCTGGTCGCCCGGCCGCTCTCCGTCCTGGCCTGCGCGCTCGTGCAGCGGATGCCCCCGCGCGAGCTGGCCTTCATCTCGTGGGCGGGCCTGCGCGGCGCCGTCCCCATCGTCTTCACGACGATCCCGCTGGCCGACGGCATCGAGGGCGCGGAGAAGCTCTTCGACATCGTCTTCGTCCTGGTGGTGATCTACACGCTGCTCACCGGCCCGACCCTCCCGCTCGTCGCGCGCGTGCTCCGGGTGGCGCGGCGCTCCGAGCCGCGCGACCTCGACCTCGAGGCGGCGCCGCTCGAGCGGGTCGCGGCCGACCTGCTCCAGGTGACGATCAGCCCGACCTCGCGCCTGCACGGCGTGGAGGTCGGGGAGCTGCGGCTCCCCACCGGGGCGTCGGTCTCCATGGTGATCCGCGACGGCGAGACGATCGTGCCCGAGCGCCGCGCCGTCCTGCGGCACGGCGACGAGCTGCTGGTGGTCACCCCGCGCCGGCTGCGCTGGCGCACCGAGGAGCGGCTGCGCCAGGTCAGCCGGAGCGGCCGGCTGGCCCAGTGGCTGCCCCAGGACCCCGGCAAGGGCTGA
- the eccCa gene encoding type VII secretion protein EccCa, with product MSTTLRRTRLDEPEMPTGRLVLQAPPEIEPHEGATGVLMNAIPMLGSLGSIVLVATMGSSTGGRSYIAAGMFLFATLGFIVVQIDRQRKQRAQAVTGSRTEYLRYLANVRKLAREAADQQRQALTWHHPEPASLPALAEERSRLWEHGSGDPRFLQVRYGLCHQPLSLELVPPESAPIDQVDPAAASALHRLLVVHRLQPDLPASIDLRAFDRVEVVGPEEPARSLARALICSATAFHAPEHLVVAVLASEQTLRHWDWVKWLPHAASAQENDAVGARRMVSTSLAELATLLPPDLGDRPRFGADERPPSPHILLITDGAELPPGNHVVPPDGLHGVTVLDLPTRWDVVEDATRLRLQVEDDDVRDGRPALAALRLREEPVRARADQCDLATAEAFARRLAPLHTATANAAPEGGGEFAGPSDFTDLLALGDVRRLDPVAAWRPRPARDRLRVPIGVGENGAVVHLDIKESAQQGMGPHGLAIGATGSGKSEFLRTLVLGLTLTHSPEQLNLVLVDFKGGATFAGMSSMPHVSAVITNLAEELTLVDRMQDALSGEMVRRQELLRDAGNFASVRDYEKARANGEDLAPLPSLFIVVDEFSEMLSAKPEFIDLFVAIGRLGRSLGLHLLLASQRLEEGRLRGLESHLSYRIGLRTFSAQESRAVLGVPDAYELPPVPGLGYLKPDPTSMVRFKAAYVSGPPSGHRRVRRDDGGHVEGILPFTVAEVQKLELNEPEPEPEPTTPEPGEQASLLDLAVERMAGHGPAAHQVWLPPLDVPDTLDGLLGDLPRDGEVDPALGLVSARWRGLGGLVVPLGTVDRPREQRRDTLRVDLSGAAGHVAVVGGPRSGKSTLLRTLVTSTALTTTPLESQFFVLDFGGGTFTPLAGLPHVAGVATRSEPDVVRRVIAEVEGVVDRREAYFRAHGIDSIETYRSRRAQGRADDGYGDVFLVVDGWSTLRADFDDIEIAVQQLASRGLTFGLHIVAGASRWADFRASMRDVFGTRLELRLGDAMDSEIDRRAAALVPAGRPGRGLIAGNLHFLAALPRLDGTPEGDTLGDGVDDLVSRVSAAWTGPSGPKLRLLPERIDLDRLREQAGVGATDGADETEADRRLLLGVDEKELAPVRLDPDAEPHLLVFGDGQSGKSTLLRTYLQEVMRTRTPKQAQIVVVDYRRSLLGEVPEEYLLNYLTSSTQAAPALQDLATYLQNRLPGPDVTPDQLRNRSWWTGAEVFVVVDDYDLVVTQQTSPVQALQPLMAQARDTGLHVAVARRSGGASRALYEPVIQSLRDLAMPGLLLSGAPDEGPLLGNLRPVPAPPGRGRLVTRDRGVEVVQTAWTEPSL from the coding sequence GTGAGCACGACGCTGCGGCGGACGCGTCTGGACGAGCCGGAGATGCCGACCGGACGGCTGGTGCTCCAGGCACCGCCCGAGATCGAGCCGCACGAGGGCGCGACCGGCGTGCTGATGAATGCCATCCCGATGCTCGGCAGCCTCGGGTCCATCGTGCTGGTCGCGACCATGGGCAGCAGCACCGGCGGACGCAGCTACATCGCCGCCGGCATGTTCCTCTTCGCGACCCTCGGCTTCATCGTCGTGCAGATCGACCGGCAGCGGAAGCAGCGCGCGCAGGCCGTCACCGGCTCGCGCACCGAGTACCTCCGCTACCTCGCGAACGTGCGCAAGCTCGCCCGCGAGGCCGCCGACCAGCAGCGGCAGGCGCTGACCTGGCACCACCCCGAGCCCGCGTCGCTGCCCGCGCTCGCCGAGGAGCGCTCGCGGCTGTGGGAGCACGGCAGCGGCGACCCCCGCTTCCTCCAGGTCCGCTACGGCCTGTGCCACCAGCCGCTCTCGCTGGAGCTGGTGCCGCCCGAGAGCGCGCCCATCGACCAGGTCGACCCGGCCGCCGCCTCGGCGTTGCACCGGCTGCTCGTCGTGCACCGCCTCCAGCCGGACCTGCCCGCGTCCATCGACCTGCGGGCCTTCGACCGGGTGGAGGTGGTCGGCCCCGAGGAGCCCGCCCGCTCGCTGGCCCGGGCGCTGATCTGCTCCGCGACGGCGTTCCACGCCCCCGAGCACCTGGTGGTCGCCGTCCTGGCGTCCGAGCAGACCCTGCGCCACTGGGACTGGGTCAAGTGGCTCCCGCACGCCGCCAGCGCGCAGGAGAACGACGCCGTCGGCGCCCGCCGGATGGTCTCCACCTCGCTCGCCGAGCTCGCCACCCTGCTGCCGCCCGACCTGGGCGACCGGCCCCGCTTCGGCGCCGACGAGCGGCCCCCGAGCCCGCACATCCTGCTGATCACCGACGGCGCCGAGCTGCCGCCCGGCAACCACGTGGTCCCCCCGGACGGCCTGCACGGCGTCACCGTCCTCGACCTCCCCACCCGCTGGGACGTCGTCGAGGACGCCACCCGGCTGCGGCTGCAGGTCGAGGACGACGACGTCCGCGACGGGCGCCCCGCGCTGGCCGCACTGCGGCTGCGCGAGGAGCCGGTGCGCGCCCGCGCCGACCAGTGCGACCTCGCCACGGCCGAGGCGTTCGCCCGCCGGCTGGCGCCGCTGCACACCGCCACCGCGAACGCCGCGCCCGAGGGCGGCGGCGAGTTCGCCGGTCCCTCCGACTTCACTGACCTGCTCGCGCTGGGCGACGTACGCCGCCTCGACCCGGTCGCCGCCTGGCGCCCGCGACCGGCGCGCGACCGGCTGCGGGTGCCGATCGGCGTCGGCGAGAACGGCGCCGTCGTCCACCTCGACATCAAGGAGTCCGCCCAGCAGGGCATGGGCCCGCACGGGCTGGCGATCGGCGCGACCGGCTCCGGCAAGTCGGAGTTCCTCCGCACCCTCGTCCTCGGCCTGACCCTCACCCACTCCCCCGAGCAGCTCAACCTGGTGCTCGTCGACTTCAAGGGCGGCGCGACCTTCGCCGGCATGTCCTCGATGCCGCACGTCTCGGCGGTGATCACCAACCTCGCCGAGGAGCTGACGCTGGTCGACCGCATGCAGGACGCCCTCTCGGGCGAGATGGTGCGCCGCCAGGAGCTGCTGCGCGACGCGGGCAACTTCGCCTCGGTCCGCGACTACGAGAAGGCCCGGGCCAACGGCGAGGACCTCGCGCCGCTCCCCTCGCTGTTCATCGTCGTCGACGAGTTCTCCGAGATGCTGTCGGCCAAGCCGGAGTTCATCGACCTCTTCGTCGCGATCGGCCGGCTGGGCCGCTCGCTGGGCCTGCACCTGCTGCTCGCCTCCCAGCGCCTCGAGGAGGGCCGGCTGCGCGGCCTGGAGTCGCACCTGTCCTACCGGATCGGCCTGCGCACCTTCAGCGCGCAGGAGTCGCGCGCGGTCCTCGGCGTCCCCGACGCCTACGAGCTGCCGCCGGTGCCGGGCCTGGGCTACCTCAAGCCCGACCCGACCTCGATGGTCCGCTTCAAGGCGGCGTACGTCTCGGGGCCGCCGTCGGGGCACCGCCGGGTGCGCCGCGACGACGGCGGGCACGTCGAGGGGATCTTGCCGTTCACGGTCGCGGAGGTGCAGAAGCTCGAGCTGAACGAGCCGGAGCCCGAGCCGGAGCCGACCACCCCCGAGCCCGGCGAGCAGGCCTCGCTGCTCGACCTCGCCGTGGAGCGGATGGCCGGCCACGGCCCGGCCGCGCACCAGGTGTGGCTGCCGCCGCTCGACGTCCCCGACACCCTCGACGGGCTGCTCGGCGACCTCCCCCGCGACGGCGAGGTCGACCCGGCCCTCGGCCTGGTCTCCGCCCGGTGGCGCGGGCTCGGCGGGCTCGTCGTGCCGCTCGGCACCGTCGACCGGCCCCGCGAGCAGCGCCGCGACACCCTGCGCGTCGACCTCAGCGGCGCGGCGGGCCACGTGGCCGTCGTCGGCGGCCCGCGCAGCGGCAAGAGCACGCTGCTGCGCACGCTGGTGACCAGCACCGCGCTGACCACCACGCCGCTGGAGTCCCAGTTCTTCGTGCTCGACTTCGGCGGCGGCACCTTCACCCCGCTCGCCGGGCTGCCGCACGTCGCCGGGGTCGCGACCCGCTCCGAGCCCGACGTCGTACGCCGGGTGATCGCGGAGGTCGAGGGCGTCGTCGACCGCCGCGAGGCCTACTTCCGCGCGCACGGCATCGACTCGATCGAGACCTACCGGTCCCGGCGCGCCCAGGGCCGCGCCGACGACGGGTACGGCGACGTCTTCCTCGTCGTCGACGGCTGGTCGACGCTGCGCGCCGACTTCGACGACATCGAGATCGCCGTCCAGCAGCTGGCCTCGCGCGGCCTCACCTTCGGCCTGCACATCGTGGCCGGGGCGTCGCGCTGGGCCGACTTCCGGGCCTCGATGCGCGACGTGTTCGGGACCCGCCTCGAGCTGCGGCTCGGCGACGCGATGGACTCCGAGATCGACCGACGGGCGGCCGCGCTGGTGCCGGCCGGCCGGCCGGGCCGCGGCCTGATCGCCGGCAACCTGCACTTCCTGGCGGCGCTGCCCCGCCTCGACGGCACCCCGGAGGGCGACACCCTCGGCGACGGCGTCGACGACCTGGTCTCCCGGGTCAGCGCCGCGTGGACCGGGCCGAGCGGGCCGAAGCTGCGGCTGCTCCCCGAGCGGATCGACCTGGACCGGCTGCGCGAGCAGGCCGGGGTCGGCGCCACCGACGGCGCCGACGAGACCGAGGCCGACCGCCGGCTGCTCCTCGGCGTCGACGAGAAGGAGCTCGCGCCGGTCCGGCTCGACCCGGACGCCGAGCCGCACCTGCTCGTCTTCGGCGACGGCCAGTCCGGCAAGAGCACGCTGCTGCGCACCTACCTCCAGGAGGTGATGCGCACGCGGACGCCGAAGCAGGCGCAGATCGTGGTCGTCGACTACCGGCGCTCGCTGCTCGGCGAGGTGCCCGAGGAGTACCTCCTCAACTACCTGACGTCCTCCACGCAGGCGGCACCGGCGCTGCAGGACCTCGCGACGTACCTCCAGAACCGGCTGCCGGGCCCGGACGTCACCCCCGACCAGCTCCGCAACCGGTCCTGGTGGACCGGCGCCGAGGTGTTCGTGGTCGTCGACGACTACGACCTGGTGGTCACCCAGCAGACCTCACCGGTCCAGGCGCTCCAGCCGCTGATGGCGCAGGCGCGCGACACCGGCCTGCACGTGGCGGTCGCGCGGCGCTCCGGCGGCGCGTCGCGGGCGCTCTACGAGCCGGTGATCCAGTCGCTGCGCGACCTCGCGATGCCGGGCCTGCTGCTCTCCGGTGCGCCCGACGAGGGTCCGCTGCTCGGCAACCTGCGCCCGGTGCCGGCGCCCCCGGGCCGCGGTCGGCTGGTCACCCGCGACCGCGGCGTCGAGGTCGTGCAGACCGCGTGGACCGAGCCGAGCCTCTGA
- a CDS encoding nuclear transport factor 2 family protein gives MDDITQISQLKYRYLRALDTKQWEEFEECFVAGATGDYNGLVFDDRTALVGYMRKHMVEGMITLHQAHHPEIDVDGDTATGRWYLQDKVIVEAFKFMLEGAAFYEDRYVRTPEGWRIEHTGYRRTYEATYDLNDLPGLKIHGPGLHVHA, from the coding sequence GTGGACGACATCACCCAGATCAGCCAGCTGAAGTACCGCTACCTGCGGGCCCTCGACACCAAGCAGTGGGAGGAGTTCGAGGAGTGCTTCGTCGCCGGGGCCACCGGGGACTACAACGGCCTGGTCTTCGACGACCGCACCGCGCTGGTCGGGTACATGCGCAAGCACATGGTCGAGGGGATGATCACCCTCCACCAGGCCCACCACCCGGAGATCGACGTGGACGGCGACACCGCCACCGGCCGGTGGTACCTCCAGGACAAGGTGATCGTCGAGGCGTTCAAGTTCATGCTCGAGGGTGCCGCCTTCTACGAGGACCGCTACGTCCGGACGCCCGAGGGCTGGCGGATCGAGCACACCGGCTACCGCCGCACCTACGAGGCGACGTACGACCTCAACGACCTGCCCGGCCTCAAGATCCACGGCCCCGGGCTGCACGTCCACGCCTGA
- the eccD gene encoding type VII secretion integral membrane protein EccD has protein sequence MTQAPAVATTAATSGLVRVTVASGTRRVDLVLPGSVPVAELLPELARSVGLLDALTVHGGYRLVTAEGRVLASDGGLIMQGVEDGGLLTVAAGIDEEPPRVYDDVVEAMTDVVERDLRPWQPAAGRRTALWAAALLLGLGAVALLVQRGSMLAAVAAVLVAVVLVAGAVVLSRVQHEAEAAVAVAWMGTAYAAVGGLLLVTDGPFFGLRVACAGAGAMIAGLLALVGIGEGRTLVIPPVVVGAVFLATGLLMRATDFDPAVVLTTALVLVVLAGSAFPWLALGVTGTAVDQLYTPADIVADPDDIDPVRVRADARVAHDILVAISATVGLLLVVIVPLAVQLGIAGTVLAVVACGVVMLRTRQYRTGAEVMVGLVSGVLGLGVVAASVLWSWPDWRPTAAVVLAAAGAVLLAVTLLPATPSVRRGRLGDVVETIGLLTLLPLLVVATGVVSSIGG, from the coding sequence ATGACCCAGGCGCCCGCCGTCGCCACCACCGCTGCCACGTCCGGGCTGGTGCGCGTCACGGTCGCCTCCGGCACCCGCCGGGTCGACCTGGTGCTCCCCGGCTCGGTGCCCGTCGCCGAGCTGCTGCCCGAGCTGGCCCGCAGCGTCGGCCTCCTCGACGCGCTGACCGTGCACGGCGGCTACCGCCTGGTCACCGCCGAGGGCCGGGTGCTCGCCTCCGACGGCGGGCTGATCATGCAGGGCGTCGAGGACGGCGGGCTGCTGACGGTCGCCGCCGGCATCGACGAGGAGCCGCCCCGCGTCTACGACGACGTGGTCGAGGCGATGACCGACGTCGTGGAGCGCGACCTGCGGCCCTGGCAGCCGGCCGCGGGACGGCGTACGGCGCTGTGGGCGGCGGCGCTGCTGCTCGGCCTCGGCGCCGTGGCCCTGCTCGTCCAGCGGGGCTCGATGCTCGCCGCCGTCGCGGCGGTCCTGGTCGCCGTCGTCCTGGTCGCCGGAGCGGTCGTGCTCTCCCGGGTCCAGCACGAGGCGGAGGCCGCGGTCGCCGTCGCCTGGATGGGCACCGCGTACGCCGCGGTCGGCGGCCTGCTGCTCGTCACCGACGGCCCGTTCTTCGGGCTGCGGGTGGCGTGCGCCGGCGCCGGGGCGATGATCGCGGGCCTGCTCGCCCTGGTCGGGATCGGCGAGGGCCGCACTCTGGTCATCCCGCCGGTCGTGGTCGGCGCGGTCTTCCTCGCCACCGGCCTGCTGATGCGCGCCACCGACTTCGACCCGGCGGTCGTGCTCACCACCGCGCTGGTCCTGGTCGTGCTCGCCGGAAGCGCGTTCCCCTGGCTCGCGCTCGGCGTCACCGGCACCGCCGTCGACCAGCTCTACACCCCGGCCGACATCGTCGCCGACCCCGACGACATCGACCCGGTCCGGGTCCGCGCCGATGCGCGCGTCGCCCACGACATCCTGGTCGCGATCTCCGCCACGGTGGGCCTGCTGCTCGTCGTGATCGTCCCGCTCGCGGTCCAGCTCGGCATCGCCGGCACCGTGCTGGCCGTGGTGGCCTGCGGGGTCGTCATGCTCCGCACCCGCCAGTACCGCACCGGTGCGGAGGTGATGGTCGGCCTCGTCTCCGGCGTCCTCGGCCTCGGCGTCGTCGCGGCCTCGGTGCTGTGGAGCTGGCCGGACTGGCGGCCCACCGCCGCCGTGGTGCTGGCCGCCGCGGGCGCGGTGCTGCTGGCCGTGACGCTGCTGCCGGCCACCCCGTCGGTGCGGCGCGGCCGCCTCGGCGACGTCGTCGAGACGATCGGCCTGCTCACCCTGCTGCCGCTCCTGGTGGTCGCCACGGGCGTCGTCTCCTCGATCGGCGGCTGA
- a CDS encoding WXG100 family type VII secretion target, with amino-acid sequence MDLDGIRVNHAGLDQAAQDMYKKVKDIDNRMNQLESELSDLRNQWAGNARASYDQAKAKWDMAIEEMKGLLDETSRTVTQSNADYAAADQRGAEAFQIR; translated from the coding sequence ATGGATCTCGACGGCATCCGCGTCAACCACGCCGGCCTCGACCAGGCGGCGCAGGACATGTACAAGAAGGTCAAGGACATCGACAACCGCATGAACCAGCTCGAGAGCGAGCTCTCGGACCTGCGGAACCAGTGGGCCGGTAACGCCCGCGCGTCCTACGACCAGGCCAAGGCCAAGTGGGACATGGCGATCGAGGAGATGAAGGGCCTCCTCGACGAGACCAGCCGCACGGTCACCCAGTCGAACGCCGACTACGCCGCCGCCGACCAGCGCGGCGCGGAGGCCTTCCAGATCAGGTGA
- a CDS encoding type II toxin-antitoxin system VapB family antitoxin: MIFKRVGDGRPYPDHGLSSRAWAAVPPRQVRLDELVTTKDTLQLAALLDEDSTFYGDLFAHVVEWRGEYYLEDGLHRALRAALQQRNVLHARVHPVGA; the protein is encoded by the coding sequence GTGATCTTCAAGCGCGTCGGTGACGGCCGCCCGTACCCCGACCACGGGCTGTCCTCCCGCGCCTGGGCCGCCGTGCCCCCGCGGCAGGTGCGCCTCGACGAGCTCGTCACCACCAAGGACACCCTCCAGCTGGCCGCGCTGCTCGACGAGGACTCCACCTTCTACGGCGACCTGTTCGCGCACGTCGTGGAGTGGCGCGGCGAGTACTACCTCGAGGACGGGCTGCACCGGGCGCTCCGCGCGGCCCTCCAGCAGCGCAACGTCCTGCACGCGCGGGTCCACCCCGTGGGGGCCTGA